In a single window of the Deltaproteobacteria bacterium HGW-Deltaproteobacteria-6 genome:
- the typA gene encoding translational GTPase TypA, whose protein sequence is MKKDHLRNVAIIAHVDHGKTTLLNAMLKQTGIFRANQAVEDRVMDSMALEKERGITIAAKNTAVDYNGVKINIVDTPGHADFGGEVERSLNMVDGAMLLVDASEGPLPQTRFVLKKALALHLPIILVINKIDRPDARIEEVINETYDLFIDLGAEEHQIEFPILYTNSKIGVSHKKLGDDSTDLQPLMHAIIDAIPAPVGDDEANTQFLVTNLDYDAYVGQIAVGRLQAGKLEMNKLYSLCAKEKIVGGVKLSALYEFHGLAKRPVTVAESGDILSLAGVENVTIGDTISSLENPQPLPRLIVDEPTVSMVFYVNNGPFAGTEGKYLTSRHLLERLEKESLRNVAVKIKKLDRTDAFEVCGRGELQMAVLIETMRREGYELMVSKPQVITKKQDGVTVEPVERLFLDIPEEYVGKITEKLSIRKGRLESLVNKGSGRVSMEFLIPSRGLIGFRSQFLTDTKGGGVMNSLLEDYAPWFGSIPQRNSGVLVADRSGRVTSYASFAMDDRGEMIVEVGTNVYEGMIVGERNRTQDINVNIVKEKKLTNMRASTSDATIILRPPRLFSLDQAIEFIAEDELVEVTPQSVRLRKMELSATRRQMKAHKDE, encoded by the coding sequence ATGAAAAAAGATCATTTGAGAAATGTTGCTATTATTGCCCATGTTGACCATGGGAAAACCACCCTGCTCAACGCCATGCTCAAGCAGACCGGCATCTTCCGCGCCAACCAGGCGGTGGAAGACCGCGTGATGGATTCGATGGCCCTGGAAAAAGAGCGCGGCATAACGATTGCGGCCAAGAACACGGCAGTGGACTACAACGGTGTAAAAATCAACATTGTCGACACACCCGGCCATGCCGATTTCGGCGGTGAAGTCGAACGCAGCCTCAACATGGTAGACGGCGCGATGCTGCTGGTCGATGCCAGCGAAGGCCCGCTGCCGCAAACCCGCTTTGTATTGAAAAAAGCATTGGCGTTGCATCTGCCGATCATTCTGGTCATCAATAAAATTGACCGCCCGGACGCCCGCATTGAGGAAGTGATCAACGAGACGTATGATCTCTTTATTGATCTGGGCGCCGAAGAACATCAGATCGAATTTCCGATTTTATACACCAATTCCAAGATCGGCGTCAGCCACAAGAAACTGGGCGACGACAGCACCGACCTTCAGCCGCTGATGCACGCTATTATTGATGCCATCCCTGCCCCTGTGGGCGATGATGAGGCCAATACGCAATTCCTGGTCACCAACCTGGATTATGATGCTTATGTCGGCCAGATTGCCGTCGGCCGTCTGCAGGCCGGAAAGCTGGAAATGAACAAGCTCTACAGCCTTTGCGCGAAGGAAAAAATTGTGGGCGGCGTGAAGCTGTCCGCCCTTTATGAATTTCATGGACTGGCTAAGAGACCGGTCACCGTTGCGGAGTCGGGAGATATTCTGTCGCTCGCCGGCGTGGAAAATGTCACCATCGGCGATACGATTTCCTCGCTGGAGAACCCACAGCCCCTGCCGCGTCTGATCGTGGATGAACCGACCGTATCCATGGTGTTTTATGTCAATAACGGTCCCTTTGCCGGCACGGAAGGCAAATATCTGACATCGCGTCATTTACTGGAACGGCTGGAAAAAGAATCGCTGCGTAATGTGGCAGTCAAGATCAAAAAGCTGGATAGGACCGATGCCTTTGAAGTCTGCGGACGGGGCGAATTGCAGATGGCGGTGCTGATTGAAACCATGCGCCGTGAAGGCTACGAGCTGATGGTCTCCAAGCCCCAGGTCATTACCAAAAAGCAGGATGGTGTAACCGTCGAGCCGGTGGAAAGATTGTTTTTAGACATCCCCGAAGAATATGTGGGAAAAATCACGGAAAAGCTTTCCATTCGCAAAGGCCGGCTGGAAAGTCTGGTGAATAAAGGCAGCGGCCGGGTCAGCATGGAGTTTCTGATTCCCTCACGCGGCCTGATCGGCTTCCGCAGCCAGTTCTTAACCGACACCAAAGGCGGCGGTGTCATGAATTCACTCCTGGAAGATTATGCGCCGTGGTTTGGTTCGATTCCCCAGCGCAACTCAGGCGTGCTGGTGGCCGACCGCTCCGGACGCGTGACCTCTTACGCCAGCTTCGCGATGGATGATCGCGGGGAAATGATCGTGGAAGTCGGCACGAATGTTTACGAAGGCATGATCGTGGGCGAACGCAACCGTACGCAGGACATCAACGTCAACATCGTCAAGGAAAAGAAACTGACCAACATGCGGGCGTCCACGTCCGATGCCACCATTATCTTGCGGCCGCCGCGTCTGTTTTCGCTGGATCAGGCCATCGAGTTTATCGCCGAAGATGAACTGGTGGAAGTCACGCCGCAAAGCGTGCGTCTGCGCAAAATGGAACTCTCCGCCACCCGCCGCCAGATGAAAGCCCACAAGGATGAATAA